In Micromonospora sp. WMMA1363, a genomic segment contains:
- a CDS encoding ABC transporter ATP-binding protein, which yields MSDETTGAAAPKIPAQPGPRTPLLQIDDVTLRFGGVVALDGISFEIHEGEILGLIGPNGAGKTTCFNVMTGVYKPTAGAVRFRDQRVTGRKPHQISRLGISRTFQNIRLFPEMSALENVIVGTDSRHRTSVPGALFRIPRRRPGPAELPQVTAESGPLRTWQQIRRAFAGTFGLSRHVLEERAAEEKAMELLRFVGIADRANDAARNLPYGYQRRLEIARALGTEPKLICLDEPAAGFNPAEKEELLDLIRKIRDMGVTVLLIEHDMRLVMGVTDRIVVLEFGSKIADGAPAEVSRDPRVIAAYLGESADAA from the coding sequence ATGTCTGACGAGACCACCGGTGCGGCGGCGCCGAAGATTCCGGCGCAGCCCGGTCCCCGCACGCCGCTGCTCCAGATCGACGACGTCACGCTCCGCTTCGGCGGCGTGGTCGCCCTCGACGGGATCAGCTTCGAGATCCACGAGGGGGAGATCCTCGGCCTGATCGGCCCGAACGGTGCCGGCAAGACGACCTGCTTCAACGTGATGACCGGCGTCTACAAGCCGACCGCCGGTGCGGTGCGGTTCCGCGATCAGCGGGTAACCGGCCGCAAGCCCCACCAGATCAGCAGGCTGGGCATCTCCCGGACGTTCCAGAACATCCGGCTCTTCCCGGAGATGTCGGCACTGGAGAACGTCATCGTCGGCACGGACTCCCGGCACCGGACCAGCGTACCCGGCGCGCTGTTCCGGATCCCGCGCAGGCGGCCCGGGCCGGCGGAGCTGCCGCAGGTCACTGCCGAGTCCGGCCCGCTGCGCACCTGGCAGCAGATCCGGCGAGCCTTCGCCGGCACGTTCGGACTGTCCCGGCACGTGCTGGAGGAGCGGGCGGCCGAGGAGAAGGCGATGGAGCTGCTGCGCTTCGTCGGGATCGCCGACCGGGCCAACGACGCGGCGCGCAACCTTCCGTACGGCTACCAACGCCGGCTGGAGATCGCCCGTGCGCTCGGCACCGAACCGAAGCTGATCTGCCTGGACGAGCCGGCGGCCGGCTTCAACCCGGCGGAGAAGGAGGAGCTACTCGACCTGATCCGGAAGATTCGCGACATGGGCGTGACCGTGCTGTTGATCGAGCACGACATGCGCCTGGTCATGGGGGTCACCGACCGGATCGTCGTGTTGGAGTTCGGCAGCAAGATCGCCGATGGCGCGCCGGCCGAGGTCAGTCGAGACCCGCGGGTGATCGCCGCGTACCTGGGGGAGTCCGCCGATGCTGCTTGA
- a CDS encoding Rrf2 family transcriptional regulator: MRLSARVDYALRSVAELASVTGDATAGRSRPVTADQIARAQDIPPKFLESILLQLRRGGIVHAQRGPEGGYWLARPAEEISLAEVIRVIDGPLAHVRGRRPEELGYHGAARALQDVWIALRASERQILELVTIADVADERLPQRVTELAADPRAWT; this comes from the coding sequence ATGCGTCTCTCCGCCCGGGTCGACTACGCCCTCCGCTCGGTCGCCGAACTCGCGTCGGTGACCGGTGACGCCACCGCCGGGCGTAGTCGGCCGGTCACCGCGGACCAGATCGCCCGCGCCCAGGATATCCCCCCGAAGTTCCTGGAGAGCATTCTGCTGCAACTGCGGCGGGGCGGAATCGTGCACGCCCAACGGGGCCCGGAGGGCGGCTACTGGCTGGCCCGGCCGGCGGAGGAGATCTCCCTCGCCGAGGTGATCCGGGTGATCGACGGACCCCTCGCGCACGTACGGGGGCGGCGGCCGGAGGAACTCGGCTACCACGGCGCGGCGCGGGCCCTGCAGGACGTGTGGATCGCGTTACGGGCCAGCGAGCGGCAGATCCTCGAACTGGTCACCATCGCGGACGTGGCCGATGAGAGGCTTCCGCAGCGGGTCACCGAGCTGGCCGCCGATCCGCGCGCCTGGACCTGA
- a CDS encoding sulfite exporter TauE/SafE family protein, with product MRRLLVLALVGLAAQLVDGALGMAYGLTSSTLLLLAGVAPAAASASVHLAEMGTTLAAGAAHWRFGNVDWRVVGRIALPGALGAFAGATFLSAVSTEAAAPWMAAILFTLGVYLLVRFSRPLRAERRAGRPRGRFLGPLGLVAGFVDATGGGGWGPVATPALLASGRMEPRRVIGSVDTAEFLVAGAASVGFLVGLGTQGFLLPIVTALLVGGLVAAPLAAWLVRVVPAQLLGAAIGGVIVLTNARTLMRAAEVGGGIRPAAYTLLVLAWAAALAFAVRALLRARAVAATALSAPTSTPAGVTAESVAAPSR from the coding sequence GTGCGCAGGCTGCTCGTCCTCGCTCTCGTCGGACTCGCCGCGCAACTCGTCGACGGTGCGCTCGGCATGGCGTACGGGCTCACCTCCTCGACACTGCTGCTGCTCGCCGGCGTCGCGCCGGCCGCCGCCTCGGCATCGGTGCACCTTGCCGAGATGGGCACCACGCTGGCCGCGGGGGCGGCGCACTGGCGGTTCGGCAACGTCGACTGGCGGGTGGTCGGCCGCATCGCACTGCCGGGTGCGCTCGGCGCGTTCGCCGGCGCGACCTTCCTCAGCGCCGTCTCCACCGAAGCCGCCGCGCCCTGGATGGCAGCCATCCTGTTCACGCTCGGCGTGTACCTGCTGGTGCGCTTCTCCCGGCCGCTGCGCGCCGAGCGGCGGGCCGGCCGCCCGCGTGGGCGGTTTCTCGGCCCGCTCGGTCTGGTCGCCGGCTTCGTCGACGCCACCGGCGGCGGGGGCTGGGGGCCGGTCGCCACTCCCGCCCTGCTGGCCAGTGGCCGGATGGAGCCGCGCAGGGTGATCGGCTCGGTGGACACCGCCGAGTTCCTGGTCGCCGGCGCGGCCAGCGTCGGGTTCCTCGTCGGTCTGGGCACACAGGGCTTCCTGCTGCCGATCGTGACCGCGTTGCTGGTCGGTGGCCTGGTCGCCGCGCCGCTGGCAGCGTGGCTGGTCCGCGTCGTCCCCGCCCAACTGCTCGGCGCGGCGATCGGCGGCGTGATCGTGCTGACCAACGCCCGTACGCTGATGCGTGCCGCCGAGGTCGGGGGCGGGATTCGGCCGGCCGCCTACACACTGCTGGTGCTCGCCTGGGCCGCCGCCCTCGCGTTCGCCGTCCGGGCCCTGCTGCGCGCCCGGGCCGTCGCCGCCACCGCGCTGAGCGCCCCGACGTCCACCCCGGCCGGCGTCACCGCCGAGTCGGTCGCCGCGCCGAGCCGGTGA
- a CDS encoding Lrp/AsnC family transcriptional regulator has product MPVTPNDLRPYASLDDTDRAILAELAADGRLPNNALAERVGVAPSTCLARTRALRECGAIRGFHAEVDPAAMGLPLQALVSVRLSAHDRAVVDAFRARSVRLPGVVSVFHVAGAEDYVLHLRAASADALRDFVLDHLAVDPAVQHTQTSLIFEQARGVG; this is encoded by the coding sequence ATGCCCGTCACACCGAACGATCTTCGGCCGTACGCGAGCCTGGACGACACCGATCGCGCGATCCTGGCGGAGCTGGCCGCGGACGGCCGGCTGCCGAACAACGCCCTCGCCGAGCGGGTGGGGGTGGCACCGTCGACCTGCCTGGCGCGGACCCGGGCGCTGCGGGAGTGCGGGGCCATCCGCGGGTTCCACGCCGAGGTCGACCCGGCGGCGATGGGCCTGCCGTTGCAGGCACTGGTGTCGGTCCGGCTCTCGGCGCACGACCGGGCGGTGGTGGACGCGTTCCGGGCCCGGTCGGTACGGCTCCCGGGGGTGGTGTCGGTGTTCCACGTGGCCGGCGCGGAGGACTATGTGCTGCACCTGCGGGCAGCCTCGGCGGACGCGCTGCGGGACTTCGTGCTCGACCATCTGGCGGTGGACCCGGCGGTGCAGCACACCCAGACCAGTCTGATCTTCGAGCAGGCACGGGGCGTGGGGTAG
- a CDS encoding LLM class flavin-dependent oxidoreductase, with the protein MLPNHAPLVVAEQFGTLEALHPGRIDVGIGRAPGTDQVTALALRRTVEGLSAEGFPRELADLVNYFTGEDPGPITATPGLGQRPAVWLLGSSGFSAQLAGLLGLPFSFAHHFSAQNTLPALALYRQSFRPSRWLDRPYAMVAVNAGVSDGGPDGISAVGSVGLRVCAETDERAEWLAGPAGLSFLKLRSGQPEPLATPAEAAAYPYTDVERAFVAQRREGQATGSPETVRRQLGDLLARTGADELMLTTLVYDVTDRVRSFELIAEHVAGGLRRSV; encoded by the coding sequence ATGCTGCCCAATCACGCGCCGCTCGTGGTGGCCGAGCAGTTCGGCACCCTGGAGGCGCTGCACCCGGGCCGGATCGATGTGGGTATCGGGCGGGCGCCCGGCACCGACCAGGTCACCGCGCTGGCGCTGCGGCGGACGGTGGAGGGGTTGTCGGCTGAGGGCTTCCCCCGGGAACTGGCGGACCTGGTGAACTACTTCACCGGCGAGGACCCGGGGCCGATCACGGCCACCCCGGGCCTGGGCCAACGGCCGGCGGTCTGGCTGCTGGGGTCCAGCGGGTTCAGCGCGCAGTTGGCCGGGCTGCTCGGCCTGCCGTTCTCGTTCGCGCACCACTTCAGCGCGCAGAACACGCTGCCAGCGCTGGCGCTGTACCGGCAGAGCTTCCGGCCGTCGCGGTGGCTGGACCGGCCATACGCGATGGTGGCGGTCAACGCGGGCGTTTCCGATGGCGGCCCCGATGGCATCTCGGCTGTCGGTTCCGTTGGGTTACGAGTGTGCGCGGAGACCGACGAGCGGGCGGAGTGGCTGGCCGGGCCGGCCGGACTGTCGTTCCTGAAGCTGCGCTCGGGCCAGCCGGAGCCCCTCGCCACGCCGGCGGAGGCAGCGGCGTACCCGTACACGGACGTGGAGCGGGCGTTCGTCGCGCAGCGCCGGGAGGGGCAGGCGACGGGCTCGCCGGAGACGGTCCGCCGGCAGCTCGGCGACCTGCTGGCGCGCACCGGCGCGGACGAGCTGATGCTCACCACGCTGGTGTACGACGTAACCGACCGGGTGCGCTCGTTCGAGCTGATCGCCGAACACGTCGCCGGCGGCCTACGCCGGAGCGTCTGA
- a CDS encoding branched-chain amino acid ABC transporter permease, with protein MNFDDLFGHIGQHTVDGLSKGAIYALIALGYTLVYGVLRLINFAHSEVFMVGTFAVLGLWTAFGVENNPPIGQAVLFLVLGLIVAALASGGTALAIERIAYRPLRRKNAPPLIFLITAIGLSLVLIEVFGLVLPKLLGGVLPSMFGRARQIVGMPTIIEQETLLTIANTSITNVQVIVFVAAVGMMAALDWFINKTRYGRGVRAVAQNPETAALMGVNQERVIMLIFVLGGIMAGAAALLWSMRFGFTLNTVGFVLGLKAFTAAVLGGIGNLRGALVGGMLLGIVEVYGATLFASNWEDVIAFVVLVVVLMFRPTGILGESLGRARA; from the coding sequence GTGAATTTCGACGACCTCTTCGGCCACATCGGCCAGCACACCGTCGACGGGCTGTCAAAGGGGGCGATCTACGCCCTGATCGCCCTTGGCTACACCCTCGTCTACGGCGTCCTGCGTCTGATCAACTTTGCGCATTCTGAGGTGTTCATGGTCGGCACGTTCGCGGTGCTCGGCCTGTGGACCGCGTTCGGCGTGGAGAACAATCCGCCGATCGGCCAGGCGGTGCTGTTCCTGGTCCTCGGCCTGATCGTCGCGGCCCTTGCCTCCGGCGGTACCGCGCTCGCCATCGAGCGAATCGCATACCGTCCGCTGCGGCGCAAGAACGCCCCACCCCTGATCTTCCTGATCACCGCCATCGGCCTGTCGCTGGTGCTGATCGAGGTCTTCGGGCTGGTGTTGCCGAAGCTGCTCGGCGGCGTGTTGCCGTCGATGTTCGGGCGGGCCCGGCAGATCGTGGGCATGCCGACGATCATTGAGCAGGAGACGCTCCTCACGATCGCGAACACCAGCATCACGAACGTCCAGGTGATCGTCTTCGTCGCGGCCGTGGGGATGATGGCCGCCCTGGACTGGTTCATCAACAAGACCCGGTACGGGCGCGGGGTGCGGGCGGTGGCGCAGAACCCGGAGACGGCGGCCCTGATGGGCGTCAACCAGGAGCGCGTGATCATGCTGATCTTCGTGCTCGGCGGCATCATGGCCGGCGCGGCGGCGTTGCTGTGGAGCATGCGGTTCGGCTTCACGCTGAACACCGTCGGCTTCGTGCTCGGTCTCAAGGCGTTCACCGCGGCGGTGCTCGGCGGCATCGGCAACCTACGCGGCGCGCTGGTGGGTGGCATGCTGCTCGGCATCGTCGAGGTCTACGGCGCGACCCTCTTCGCCTCCAACTGGGAGGACGTCATCGCCTTCGTCGTGCTGGTCGTGGTGCTGATGTTCCGTCCCACCGGGATCTTGGGCGAGTCGCTGGGGAGGGCACGGGCATGA
- a CDS encoding branched-chain amino acid ABC transporter substrate-binding protein gives MRRSYSRVLGTAALAAVLVAAAGCQDSGGGDGGAASGDCGGKIAIFGAFSGDNAGLVLPSLNGAKLAIKQHNDANPDCKITMQEFDTQGDPAQATPVANQVAGDESFLGVIGGHFSGETDATMPVYEAAGLAMVSPSATRIDLTQKGNKSFFRVVGNDGTQAGAVSTYLKSQNAQRVFTIDDGSAYGAGIVAELGKNLGGALVGSDKIQEKQAQFDATISKIKAANADYVFHGGYTREAAPLVRQLRAAGVQAKFVGPDGLYDPAFPQGASGGADGAIITCPCLPADKAGGTFTADYQKEYGQAPGAYGAEGFDAAQVFADAFKDGKKSRAEILEYVKSYDKQGVSKYIKFADNGDVDPSKVVIWAYEIKGTTFEPLQELKLS, from the coding sequence GTGAGGCGTAGCTATTCAAGAGTGCTGGGAACTGCCGCGCTCGCCGCGGTGCTGGTGGCCGCCGCGGGTTGCCAGGACTCCGGTGGCGGTGACGGCGGTGCCGCGTCCGGCGACTGTGGCGGCAAGATCGCGATCTTCGGCGCGTTCAGTGGTGACAACGCCGGTCTGGTGCTGCCGTCGCTGAATGGCGCGAAGCTGGCGATCAAGCAGCACAACGACGCGAACCCCGACTGCAAGATTACTATGCAGGAGTTCGACACCCAGGGCGACCCGGCCCAGGCCACCCCGGTCGCCAACCAGGTTGCCGGCGACGAGTCGTTCCTCGGCGTCATCGGTGGTCACTTCTCTGGTGAGACCGACGCGACGATGCCGGTCTACGAGGCCGCCGGTCTGGCCATGGTCAGCCCGTCTGCGACCCGGATCGACCTGACCCAGAAGGGCAACAAGTCGTTCTTCCGGGTGGTCGGCAACGACGGTACCCAGGCAGGCGCGGTCTCGACGTACCTGAAGTCGCAGAACGCGCAGCGGGTGTTCACCATCGACGACGGCAGCGCCTATGGCGCCGGTATCGTCGCCGAGCTGGGCAAGAACCTCGGCGGCGCGCTTGTCGGCAGCGACAAGATCCAGGAGAAGCAGGCGCAGTTCGACGCGACCATCTCCAAGATCAAGGCTGCGAACGCCGACTACGTCTTCCACGGCGGCTACACCCGGGAGGCCGCTCCGCTGGTCCGCCAGTTGCGGGCCGCCGGCGTGCAGGCGAAGTTCGTCGGCCCGGACGGTCTCTACGACCCGGCCTTCCCGCAGGGTGCCTCCGGCGGCGCCGACGGCGCCATCATCACGTGCCCCTGCCTCCCGGCGGACAAGGCCGGCGGCACCTTCACGGCCGACTACCAGAAGGAGTACGGCCAGGCGCCGGGCGCCTACGGTGCGGAGGGCTTCGACGCCGCGCAGGTCTTCGCGGACGCCTTCAAGGACGGCAAGAAGAGCCGCGCCGAGATCCTGGAGTACGTGAAGTCGTACGACAAGCAGGGCGTCTCGAAGTACATCAAGTTCGCTGACAACGGCGACGTCGACCCGTCGAAGGTCGTCATCTGGGCCTACGAGATCAAGGGCACGACGTTCGAACCGTTGCAGGAGCTCAAGCTCAGCTGA
- a CDS encoding IS110 family transposase — translation MPPITPDEAAIEVVGGVDTHQDTHTAAVIDLVGRVLGTQQFPATRAGYAALLAWMHGHGRLSRVGVEGTGAYGAGLARVLRDDHVDVIEVDRPDRKTRRFQGKSDPIDAIQAARAALAGERTGTPKQRDGRVEALRNLRVARRSAVEQRADTQRQIKSLIVTAPDELRARLRGLTVKQLIATCANLRPDRADAATPATAVKIALRSLARRHQQLATEIADLDELLQPLVAAINPGLLAANGLGADTAGQLLVSAGENHDRLTSEAGFAMLCGVAPIPASSGKTTRHRLNRGGDRQANAAIYRVVLCRLRWDPRTRAYTERRTKEGLSKKEIIRCLKRYIARELYQIITANDLELAA, via the coding sequence ATGCCTCCCATTACACCCGATGAAGCCGCGATCGAGGTCGTCGGTGGAGTCGACACCCATCAGGACACGCACACCGCGGCGGTGATCGACCTGGTCGGACGGGTGCTGGGCACCCAGCAGTTCCCCGCCACGCGGGCCGGCTACGCCGCCCTGCTGGCCTGGATGCACGGACACGGCCGGCTGAGCCGGGTCGGGGTCGAGGGCACCGGCGCCTACGGAGCGGGGCTCGCCCGCGTGCTGCGCGACGACCACGTCGACGTGATCGAGGTCGACCGCCCGGACCGCAAGACCCGCCGGTTCCAGGGCAAATCCGACCCGATCGACGCCATCCAAGCCGCCAGGGCGGCCCTGGCCGGAGAACGCACCGGCACCCCCAAGCAGCGTGACGGCCGCGTCGAGGCCCTGCGTAACCTGCGGGTGGCCCGGCGCAGTGCGGTCGAGCAGCGCGCTGACACCCAACGCCAGATCAAGTCCCTGATCGTCACCGCCCCCGACGAGCTGCGTGCCCGGCTGCGCGGCCTGACCGTCAAACAGCTGATCGCCACCTGCGCGAACCTGCGCCCCGACCGGGCCGACGCCGCGACCCCGGCCACCGCCGTCAAGATCGCCCTACGCTCCCTCGCTCGCCGCCACCAGCAGCTCGCCACCGAGATCGCCGACCTGGACGAACTACTGCAGCCCCTCGTCGCCGCCATCAACCCCGGCCTACTGGCCGCCAACGGCCTCGGCGCCGACACCGCCGGCCAACTGCTGGTCAGCGCCGGCGAGAACCACGACCGGCTCACCTCCGAGGCCGGGTTCGCCATGCTCTGCGGCGTCGCCCCGATCCCCGCCTCGTCCGGCAAGACCACCCGGCACCGCCTCAACCGCGGCGGCGACCGGCAGGCCAATGCCGCCATCTACCGCGTCGTGCTCTGCCGCCTGCGCTGGGACCCCCGCACCCGCGCCTACACCGAACGACGCACCAAAGAAGGCCTGTCCAAGAAAGAGATCATCCGGTGCTTGAAGCGCTACATCGCCCGCGAGCTCTACCAGATCATCACAGCCAACGATCTTGAACTCGCCGCTTGA
- a CDS encoding response regulator: MAETQTDAERRRVLIAEDEALIRLDLAEMLVEEGYEVVGEAGDGEAAVRLAEELKPDLVILDIKMPIMDGLAAAERIAGARIAPVIILTAFSQRDLVERARAAGAMAYLVKPFQKTDLVPAVEIALSRYSEIAALESEVAGLTDRLEVRKTVERAKGALMTTYGMTEPQAFKWIQRTAMDHRMTMKEVAERILAETAGGEVTRPAT; this comes from the coding sequence GTGGCCGAGACGCAGACGGATGCCGAGCGCAGGCGGGTACTGATCGCCGAGGACGAGGCGCTCATCCGGCTGGACCTCGCCGAGATGCTCGTCGAGGAGGGCTACGAGGTCGTCGGCGAGGCCGGCGACGGGGAGGCCGCGGTCCGCCTCGCCGAGGAGTTGAAGCCCGACCTGGTCATCCTCGACATCAAGATGCCGATCATGGACGGGCTGGCAGCCGCCGAGCGGATTGCCGGTGCCCGGATCGCTCCGGTGATCATCCTGACCGCGTTCAGCCAGCGGGACCTGGTGGAGCGGGCGCGGGCGGCGGGCGCGATGGCCTACCTGGTCAAGCCCTTCCAGAAGACTGACCTGGTTCCGGCGGTGGAGATCGCGCTGTCCCGCTACTCGGAGATCGCCGCGCTGGAGTCCGAGGTCGCCGGCCTGACCGACCGCCTGGAGGTCCGCAAGACCGTCGAGCGTGCCAAGGGCGCGCTGATGACGACGTACGGGATGACCGAGCCGCAGGCCTTCAAGTGGATCCAGCGCACCGCGATGGACCATCGGATGACCATGAAGGAGGTCGCCGAGCGGATCCTCGCCGAGACCGCCGGCGGCGAGGTGACGCGCCCGGCCACCTGA
- a CDS encoding PLP-dependent aspartate aminotransferase family protein, which yields MFDPSGMTTVDTRAVHAGRDDLAALGVHAPPIDLSTTNPLPSVDAGGDAYETLATGGTLPAGGTAVYQRLWNPTVARFETALADLEGTTDAVAFGSGMAAVTAALLAATRDGKRHLVAVRPLYGGTDHVLATGLLGTEVTWAHPDEVAATVRPDTALVIVETPANPTLDLVDIAALARAAGHVPLLVDNTVATPVLQQPARHGAALVLHSATKSIGGHGDVLAGVVACDTGWAARLRQVRALTGAILHPLGAYLAHRGLQTLPLRVRAQQAGAEKLAAWLAEHPAVARVHHPSLHDPAGLVGRQMSGPGSLLAFEVVGGAPAAAAVAGACRLITHAVSLGGVDTLIQHPASLTHRPVAGEAKPVGGLLRVSVGLEDPEDLRADLEVALATVV from the coding sequence ATATTCGATCCTTCCGGCATGACGACCGTGGACACCCGAGCCGTGCACGCCGGCCGCGACGACCTCGCCGCCCTCGGCGTCCACGCGCCGCCCATTGACCTGTCCACCACCAATCCGCTGCCCTCGGTCGACGCCGGCGGCGACGCGTACGAGACCCTCGCCACCGGCGGCACCCTCCCGGCCGGCGGCACTGCCGTCTACCAGCGGCTCTGGAACCCGACCGTGGCCCGCTTCGAGACCGCCCTCGCCGACCTCGAGGGCACGACCGACGCTGTCGCCTTCGGCAGCGGCATGGCCGCCGTCACCGCCGCCCTGCTCGCCGCCACCCGGGACGGGAAGCGGCACCTCGTCGCCGTCCGCCCGCTCTACGGCGGCACCGACCACGTCCTCGCCACCGGCCTGCTCGGCACCGAGGTAACCTGGGCCCACCCGGACGAGGTCGCCGCCACCGTCCGGCCGGACACCGCGCTCGTCATCGTCGAGACGCCCGCCAACCCCACCCTCGACCTCGTCGACATCGCCGCACTCGCCCGCGCCGCCGGCCACGTGCCGCTGCTGGTCGACAACACCGTCGCCACCCCCGTACTCCAGCAACCCGCCCGGCACGGTGCGGCCCTCGTCCTGCACAGCGCCACCAAGAGCATCGGCGGCCACGGCGACGTGCTGGCCGGGGTCGTCGCCTGCGACACCGGCTGGGCTGCCCGGCTGCGGCAGGTGCGGGCGCTCACCGGCGCGATCCTGCACCCGCTCGGCGCGTACCTCGCCCACCGCGGCCTGCAGACCCTGCCGCTGCGGGTGCGTGCCCAGCAGGCCGGCGCCGAGAAACTCGCCGCCTGGCTCGCCGAACACCCGGCCGTCGCGCGTGTGCACCACCCGTCGCTGCACGACCCCGCCGGGCTCGTCGGCCGCCAGATGTCCGGCCCGGGCAGCCTTCTCGCCTTCGAGGTGGTCGGCGGCGCGCCCGCCGCGGCCGCCGTCGCCGGCGCCTGCCGACTGATCACCCACGCGGTGTCGTTGGGCGGGGTGGACACGCTGATCCAGCACCCCGCGTCGCTCACCCACCGGCCGGTGGCGGGCGAGGCCAAGCCGGTCGGCGGCCTGCTGCGCGTCTCCGTCGGCCTGGAGGACCCGGAGGACCTGCGCGCGGACCTCGAGGTGGCGCTCGCCACGGTGGTCTGA
- a CDS encoding branched-chain amino acid ABC transporter permease, which produces MIDKIRNLDRGRVNALRAVGDRWRALPKWQRALGFAAFVVFLYYLPLLGIPGLTWLRTDSIEGGSNWAGVLFTCAVYVLVAIGLNVVIGLAGLLDLGYIGFFAIGAYSVALFGSVNSPVVKWFQREFDLPETWAVTWAVCAFIALVLTLISGVLLGWPTLRLRGDYLAIVTLGFGEIIRIVARNSENVTNGPQGISAIPGPEGPPSADNELFGLVDVKPWYWLAITVVLVMVFAVRRLEHSRVGRAWLAIREDEDAAAVMGVYPFKYKLWAFAIGAALGGLAGLLFASRYAFIDPTQFNVNLSILFVAMVVVGGSGNMVGVSLGAVLLAYLPERFREIADYRWLAFGLAMVMVMILRPQGLIPSRRRTRELKDRATEAEEAPAHV; this is translated from the coding sequence ATGATCGACAAGATCAGGAACCTGGACCGCGGACGGGTCAACGCCCTGCGTGCTGTCGGTGACCGTTGGCGTGCCCTGCCGAAGTGGCAGCGGGCGCTGGGCTTCGCCGCCTTCGTGGTCTTCCTGTACTACCTGCCGCTGCTCGGCATCCCCGGCCTGACCTGGCTGCGGACCGACTCGATCGAGGGCGGCAGCAACTGGGCCGGCGTGCTCTTCACCTGTGCCGTCTACGTGCTGGTGGCGATCGGCCTCAACGTCGTGATCGGCCTCGCCGGTCTGCTCGACCTGGGATACATCGGCTTCTTCGCCATCGGCGCGTACAGCGTCGCCCTGTTCGGTTCGGTGAACTCCCCGGTGGTCAAATGGTTCCAGCGGGAGTTCGACCTGCCGGAGACGTGGGCGGTGACCTGGGCGGTGTGCGCGTTCATCGCGCTGGTGCTCACGCTGATCTCAGGCGTCCTGCTCGGCTGGCCGACGCTGCGGCTGCGCGGCGACTACCTGGCCATCGTGACGCTCGGCTTCGGCGAGATCATCCGGATCGTGGCCCGTAACTCCGAGAACGTCACCAACGGCCCGCAGGGCATCTCGGCGATCCCCGGTCCGGAGGGGCCACCGTCGGCGGACAACGAGCTCTTCGGCTTGGTCGACGTGAAGCCGTGGTATTGGCTGGCGATCACCGTCGTCCTGGTGATGGTGTTCGCGGTGCGCCGGCTGGAGCACAGCCGGGTCGGTCGGGCCTGGCTGGCGATCCGCGAGGACGAGGACGCCGCGGCGGTGATGGGCGTCTACCCGTTCAAGTACAAGCTATGGGCGTTCGCGATCGGGGCTGCCCTGGGTGGCCTGGCAGGTCTGCTCTTCGCCAGCCGGTACGCGTTCATCGACCCGACCCAGTTCAACGTGAATCTGTCGATCCTCTTCGTCGCGATGGTCGTCGTCGGCGGCTCGGGCAACATGGTGGGCGTTTCGCTGGGCGCGGTGCTGCTGGCGTACCTGCCGGAGCGGTTCCGGGAGATCGCCGACTACCGGTGGCTGGCGTTCGGTCTGGCGATGGTGATGGTGATGATCCTGCGGCCGCAGGGTCTGATCCCGAGCCGGCGGCGCACCCGCGAGCTGAAGGACCGTGCGACCGAGGCAGAGGAGGCGCCCGCTCATGTCTGA